In Dehalococcoidia bacterium, the sequence GAGGACGTCCTCCGCGTCGATGAGGCGGCCGTTTGTGGGGGCGCGAGCGTCCCATTTGAGGTCGCGCTTCAGCTTCAGGGTGAGCTGGAGCTTGTCGCCGCTGATCTCGAAAGAGTCCGCGAGGTCACCCTCGGACTCGCCCGATGGCTGCTCCGGATACTTTGCCGCCTTGAATTTGAGCAGACGCGGATAAGCGAGGGTCGCCACGGACAGGGTCTGTGCGTTGTTCGTCGAGAGTACGTCGAAGCCCGTGGGCACGTCGGCCGTACGGACGGTCTTCAGGGTGCCGCCGGTCTTTGCCTTGGCGGTCTCGTCCTGCGGCCGCTGAATGAGGCCGCTCTGCTCGCCCAGCTTCGCGCCTCCGTCCCCTCCTCCGCCGCAGCCCACCATCGATAGGGCAGCGACGCCTGTTCCGGCCGCCGCTGCTGTGGCGATGGCCCTCCGCCTCGAAAGTCGAGAGGAGGTGATCCGCTCCCAGTAACCTGCCATCTGTTGCTCCTTTGAAGTGCAGGTGGACTTTGAAGATTCCCAAAGGTGTACTTTCCTGGCCTTACCTGTCAAGCGCTCAGGCTCAGAGTGGGCGCCGGCGGGGTCGGCACGGTCTATAATTCCGCGCTGTAAAGTCTGCGAGTCGGGGGCTGCCGGTGAGTGAACGGGGCGAGACCGCTTCTTCGAGAGAGCGCCGGCGCCAGGTCCTGCGCGCCGTATCGGAACTCATTGCCCGCCACGGCATCGATGGGATGTCGATGCGGCAGGTGGCGGAAGCGGCGGGCATGAGCACCGGGACGATCAACTACCATTTCAAGAACAAGCGCGGCCTGATCATGGCGGCGATGGACCACGTGTACTCGGTGCCGCAGGACTGGTCGCCATACGCGGACCTGCCGCCGCTGGAGCAGTTGCGAGTGCGCGCCGGGATCTTCATCCTCCGTTCGGAAGCCCGGCAGCGCTGGGGCCGGTTCTGGCTCGAGTACGCCGCCCAGGCCGGGCGCGACACTGAACTGCTGGAGAGCCACAAGGCGCGCCACCAGCGACGGCGGGAGGTCTTCGCCCAGACGATCGCCCTGGGACAGAAGGCGGGAGAGGTCCGGCGGGACATCGACCCCTTCGGCGCGGCGGAGGCCCTGCTGGCGCTGATCGACGGGGTCACCACGCAGCAGATCGCCTTCGGGCTCTCTCCCGAGCGCGCCGAGGAGATCCTCTCCGGCTTCATCCGCCATCTCGGCGCGCACTCCGCGTACCCGTTCGACTAACTAACGCGACTCCCGTTGACATCGCCCGAAGCCGGTGCTACGTTTCCGCCAACCCAGAATCGCACGTGCGTGCGAGCCAATGATTGACGCGACGAAGCTTCTCCAGCCCCCTCCCGCCTCCAGGAGGCCGCCCGCATGGCAGGCCCTCCCGAAGCTGGACACCAGCTAATCTCCGGTCCCCGCAGCCTGCACCACTCGTAGACCACAGGTGAAGGGAGCAGCCCCATGTCCTCATCGAATTACTGGGTTCGGATCCGGGACCAGAGGATACCCCGCCGTAGTGCTCTCGCCGGGGCGTCGACCGTAGGGCTTGGCGCCGCTGCCCTGGCGTTGGCCGGCTGCGGCGGCGGCGGAGAGGGGGGCGCGGGGTCCAAAGCGTCCGATTCGAGGCTCGGCAAGCCTGAGGACACCACTCGCCAGGCCGTACAGGGCGGCACCTTCCAGGACTACATCACGACCGAGGTCCAGACGTTCGACCTGGCGCGCACCAGCAACTTCACTGCCTTCAACACGGTTGGGTGGCGCATATACGGCCGACTGCTGCGCTACAACTCCGGTCCGTTAGGGGAGGCGATTACCTCGAAGATCGAGGGGGACCTCGCGGAGTCCTTCGAGGTCACGCAGGACGGCCTCACCTGGACCTTCAAGTTGCGGCCCAACGTGAAAATGCAGCCAGTGGCGCCGCTGAACGGCCGTCCGCTGGACATCGAGGACGTGAGGCTGAGCTGGGAGCGCTTCATCGAGGGCAGCCCCCGCCGCGTCCGGTTCGACATGGTGGACAGCGTCTCCTTCCCGGACGCCCGCACCATGGTCTTCAAGAACAAGTTCCCTTATGCGCCTTTCGGGCCCCTGATCGCGGACACAAGCTCTTTCTGGATCATGCCCAAGGAAGTGGCGAAGGGCGAGGTGGACTACCGCCCCGTTGGCGCCGGCACCGGGCCTTTCATCCTCGAGAACTACCAGCGCGGCGCCTTCCTGCGTTGGAAGCGAAACCCGAACTACTTCGACGCCCCGCGGCCGTACGTCGAGACGGTGGAGATGCCGATCATCACGGAATACGCCCAGCGGGCAGCGCAGTTCCGCGCGAAGAACATCGACGTCTTTACGCCGCTGGAGCCGGACGTCCTGAGCATGTTCAACGACCTGCCAGACGCCACCGCCTGGCAGGGCGACTTCACGCTTTCGCAGAACTACGTGCTGTTCCCGCGCAACAGCGCCCCCTTCGGTGGCCAGCACGGCCAGCCAGGCGGCGACGTGCGCCTGCGGCGCGCCCTCTCCATGGCCTTCGACCGCGACACCTTCATCGACGTCTTCCGAAACGTTACGCCCATCCGCAACGCCGGGTTCAGCGTCGACGTGAAGTGGGACAACCTGCTGTCGCCCGGGTGGACTTTCTACCTCGACCCGCAGGACTCGAAAGAGATGGGATACCCGGAGAAGGCGCCAGGCAAGTGGTACAAATACGACGTCGCCGAAGCCAAGAAGCTGCTCGCCGCGGCTGGCTTCCCCAACGGCATCGACTCCGAGATCCACTACTCGACCATCTGGACGGGCGACTTCACGCGCCGGATGGAGGTCACGCGCGACATGTGGAGGGAGGCCGGCTTCCGGTTCGACAAGCTCGTGGGGCACGAGTTTCAGACGGACTACCTGCCCAACGTGATCACGAAGGGCGACTTCAATGGCGTGCGCCTCGGCCCGTTTACGGAGTACACGGAGGAGGATCAGTACTGGGTGTCCGCCTTCAGGCCGGGCACGGACCGCAACCCCGCGGGCTGGGACGACCCCAAAGTCCTGGACCTGATCGACAAGCAGCGGCGCGAGTTCGACGTCGAGAAACGCAAGCGCCTCAACTGGGACCTGCAGGTCTACCTCTCGGACAACATGTACAACATCCCCTGGGGCGGCCAGGCGACGAGCGGCTTCACGTTTACGCAGCCCTGGGTGAAAAACTACCGGGTGTACCGCCAGGTCCCGAACTCGGCGACCTACCTGTGGCTGGACCATACGAAGAGGTCGTAGCAGCTTCCGCTGGTTCCCTGAAGACAGACAACGGAGGCCGGCATGGCGCCGGCCTCCGTTGCTGCAACGGCGCAGGCGCTAGCCGGACTCCTGTCCCCAGAGCAGGTACGCGGTCGACAGGAGCAACGAGAGGGTGAGCACGACGGCCGAGGCGACGCACCAGGCGCAGATCGCGTGCAGTATCTCGAGCTCGACGTACGTAAGGTAGCCGGCATAGCCCGCGCCGGCGAGCGCCATGCCCCAGTAGGCTACCGGCCAGATGTCGCTCGCGGGGCGCGCCGCCCAGGCGAGCGCTGTCGTCAGAAGGCCGGTGTACGCGAGCAGGCCGAGCACGGATACGGGGATGCCGGCCACGGCGGCATACTCGCTGGAGTTGACGTAATCACATTGGCCGCCGAGGCCGCCGCACTCGATCGGCTTCTCGGCGTAGTGGGTCATCGTAAGGTAGCCCGAGATGCCGAGGCCGACCACGGCGAGGACGGCGAGGATGACGGGCACGAGGCGCGCCAGCGGCTGCGCCTCGGCCGGCGCTTGCTCCCGGACTCCAACCCGCATGGCCTCAGAGCGGGGACCTGCCGTCATTGGCCCGCCAGCGCCTTATCGATGGCGGTCTTGAAGACGGAGTAGGGCTGGGCGCCGGAGATCTTTGTGCCGTTGACGAAGAACACCGGCGTGCTGTCGATGCCAAGCTGCCTGCCGGCGCGCGTCTCCGCCTCAATCGCGGACCTGTACTTGCCACTCTCGAGACAAGAGTCGAACATCGCCCGGTCTAGGCCCACGCGGTCGGCCATCTGCTTCAGGCGGTTAGTGCTGAAAGCGCCGCGGTTTTCGCCCTGCTGGTTGGCGAAGAGGATATCGTGGTACTCCCAGAACTTGCCCTGGTCGTTGGCGCACTCCGATGCTTCCGCCGCGACGATTGACTCATTCCCCAGGAAGGCAAAGTGGCGGTACTCCACCTTTACCTGGCCGGCCTTCACGTAGTTCTCGATCACCTGCGCCAGGGCCGTGTCATTCGCCTGCCGACAGAAGGGACACTGGAAGTCCTCCCAGGCGACGACGGTCACGGGCGCCGTCGGCGACCCCAGCGTGCGGCCGTCCCGGTTGATTTCCGCCGGGATGGTGGAACTGCCGCCGCCGCTGCGGCTCACGGCGCCGATGATGACCAGCGCGACGACCGCGGCGAACGCGAGCCCTCCAGCCAGTACCATCAGCCTGCGCCGGCGCTGCCTCGCCTGTCGTGCGGCGCGGGCCTGCTCTTTCGCCCGCCGCGTCGGCGACTTGGCCCTCACTGCTCTGGCCATTGACATCACTCCCACCCAGCTTAGTGGCCGGCTGTTGTCCGCGTGTTAAGGCGCCGTTAGGCGTCGGTGAACGCGCGGACAGCATCCGCCACCATCCAGCGTAGGGAGGCGGGCGCCGGGCGGCGAGGGCCAGGCGGTATACGAGAGATCGGTGCAAACGGCACTGGCGGCACCCGCGCCTGAACTGGCAGCGCTGTTCCGTGGCCTAAGCTGGCTCTGTCTCCAGATCTACCCACTTGCGGAAGTTGCCTTCGCGCGTCATGCGGCCGACGCCCGGGAAGGGAGCGTGGACGCTGATGATCACCTGCCCCTGCTCGATGGCCCGCTCGACGATGGCCTTCTTGGTCTCCATCGAGACCAGCGGCAGTATGTCGAAGGACGATACCCAGGCCGTACGCTCGAGCTGGACGACCGCCTGGGCCATGTCGCCGATGTAGACGGCCGTCTCGCCTCGCGATGACAGGACCACCGAGGCGTGGCCCTCCGAGTGCCCGGGCGTCGGCACGATGGTGATTTCGTCCGTCACCCTGTGTTCGCCATCGATCAGGTGGAGGTGGTCGCTGTCCCTGAGCGGCGCCAGGTTCTCGGCGAGGTACGTGGCCCGCGTGCGCTCGTTCGGGTTGAGTGCCGCCTCCCACTCGGCGCGGGTGATCAGGTACTCGGCGTTGGGGAAGGTAAGGCTGAGGTTGCCGTCGAGATAGCGCGTGTTCCACCCGCAATGGTCGAAGTGGAGGTGGGTGTTTATGACGATGTCGACTTCCTCGGGGCGGATCCCGAGCTTCGCCAGGTCGGCGAGCAGGTTGCCTTGGTCCGCGGGCGTGGCGTTATCGCGGCCGGTGCGGGGTTTGTCGCCGACACCCGTCTCGATGAGCACCAGCTTGCCCTGGGACCGCAGCACCACGCTATTCAGGGCCAGCGACATGCGGTGGCGCTCGTCCAGCTGTCCGGCGTAGCCCTCCCACATGATGCGCGGGACGATGCCGAAGACGGCCCCGGCGTCCTGGAAGAAGGTGCCGTCCGAGATTATCGCGAGGTCCAGCGCGCCGAGTCGGTACTTCGCCGGCATGGCGTCGCATAGCCTAGCGGCTCCGGCGCTGCGGTCAAAGGGTCACTGTGCGCGCGCGAGGTCCTACGTCGGGCTGCCCTGGAGGCCCTGCTCGCTACGCAGCCAGTAGATCTCGTTCCGGTGGCCGAACAGGTGAGTCATTACGTGGTTGCCGATGATCTGGCCCAGCGGCTCCTCCGCCCTGCGCCAGGGGTGCATTTTGTCGAGGTCCGCCTCCGTGAGGCCCGCCAGGTAGGCGTCGACATCCGCCCACACCGCGCCCGCGTAGTCCAGGAACAGAGGCAGGTCCCGGATCTCGATCTCGCGCGCCTGCTCCAGCGTGTGGCCCGTGCCCTGGCCGCGCTCCGGCAGGCCAAGCTTCGCGGCCCAGCCACCCTCGGCCCATAGCTCCGGCTTCCTCTGCACCATGAGCCTCAGGATCACGTCCTCGCTCCGCACCATGTGCCACAGCACCCAGGCGATGCTGTAGTGCCCCTCCGGCCTGAAGTTCAGCTGCTCCGGCGTGAGTTCTCTCACGGCGTCCACCGTCGTGTTGTGCAGGCGCTGGAAGCTGCTGCGGAAGAAGTCGATCGTGTTCATGTGGGAGTCCGCGCTAATCCGCGGCCACTGTCCGGAACTTGGGCACCGCCACCTCCTCCGACAGATCCTCGAAGACGGCCTCGACGCGCGCGCCGACGCGGATGTCGCTGTTCGCAACCCCGACGAGGTTGGAGATGATGCGCGGCCCTTCGTCCAGCTCCACCAGCGCGACGTTATAGGGCACCTCGTCCTTGAAGGAGGGGTGCAGCACCTGGTGCATGACCACGAAGCTGTAGACTACCCCCCGGCCTGAAGCCTCTGCCCACTCCAGCGCCTCACTGGTGCAGGCGTCGCAGGCCTCGCGCTGGGGCGCCAGGTTGCGGCCGCAGTTGCTGCAGCGCTTGATCAGGAGCCGGCCCTCCTTCGCCGCGCGGAAGAACTCCGCGCTGCGTTCGTCAGGGGTCGGGATCGGGCGGTTAGTGGTAGTGGTCATGTCGTCTCCTCAGTACGGAGGGAGTGCAGCGTACAGAGTGCAGTAGTGCAGAGATCGAGCTGGCTATGCGGTGGACCCTGCACCATGCACTCTGCACCCTGCACTCTCCTGCTCAGGCCGGCCTCGGGCTAAGGATGATCGACGCGTGGTAGTCGAGTATCCCGCCGTTGCCGGTGACCAGAACAAGGTCGTTCTTCGCCACCTGGCGCTGGCCGCCCCCTCCTCGCGCCTGGATGACGCCTTCGGACATGGGTGTCATGCCCCACATGTAGAAGGCGCTAAGTTCGCCGCCGCCGGTGTTCGTTGGCAGGCTGCCGCCGGGGCCGAGCTTGCCGTCCTCAACGAAGGCGCCGCCTTCTCCCTTGGCGCAGAAGCCGTAGTCTTCGAGCGTCACGAGCACGGTGTAGGTGTAGCAGTCGTAAAGTTCGCAGATGTCTATGTCCTTCGCCGTGATGCCCAGTTGTCCGTACAGGGTCTCGCGCGCGATCACCGCTCCCGTCGACACTTCGTGCGGGTCGCCGGCGCTGCGGGAGTCGCCCGGGTGGCCCTGGGCCATCGCCAGCACGTACGCGGGCGAAGCCTTCGCGTCCGCCGCTCGCTCGACGGAGGTCACGATGACGGCGACGGCGCCGTTCGACACGAGGCAGCAGTCGAGCAGGTGCAGCGGCTCGACGATGAAGCGCGAGGCCTGGTGGTCCTCGATCGTGATCGGCGTGCGCATCTGCGCGCGGTCATTCATGACCGCCCAGTCGCGCTCCGCGACCGCTATCGCCCCGAACTGCTCGCTCGTCGTGCCGAACTCGGCCATGTGCCGCCGCGCCGCCATGGCGTATCCGATGTTTACACCGAAGTAACCATAGTGGGCGTTGAGGCCCGCCCAGCCCGGCGGCCCTGCCGGCCTTCCGTTCCCGCTGGCCGCGGCCGCCCGTGCGGCGCCACCGTAGGCAGCGCCCGAAGAAGCGCCCGGGGCCGCCAGCGGCGTGTCCGCGAACACGCAGGCCACGTAGTTCGCCATGCCGTTCTGCACCGCCATCGAGGCGTACTGCACCATCTGGCAGGCCGTAGACCCGGCCGCGTTCATGTGGTTCAGGAGCCGCAGCCCCTTGAAGCCGCCCGCGTTCTGTAGGCCCAGCCCGATGCTGTTGCTGATCCCGGCGTTGATCAGGAGGCCGTCCAGGTCGTCCTTCTTGAGCCCTGCGTCCTCGAGGGCGAGGTTGATCGCCTCGATCGCGAGGCTTGTCCCCGAGCGCCCGAAGACCTTCCCCATCTCTGTAATCCCGAGACCTACAATCGCGGCCTTTGCCTGCGCCATGCGGATGCTCCTGCGGCTGGAGTTGCGGGCTTACGGATTCTACAGCGGCGCGGGTGCTTCGAAAATCGCCGCGATGAGCTTATAGCAGTCACCGTTGAAGGGCTCGCCCAGCGAGACCGTGACCAGCAGCCGCCTTTCGTCCAGCCCCAATTCCCGGGGCCGGTACTCTCCCTCCCGCCTGCCCGCGATCTCGAGCTCCCAGACGGGGTCGGTGACCGAGAGGTAGTACCCGGAGCCGCCGTGGCGGAAACGGAGCCTGGCCTGAGGGTTGCCGGAGTAGCTCCGTGTGGACACGAAGACGGCTTCTCGCGGACGTACCAGGGCCAGGGATGCCTCCAGGGGACTCGCCGCCGCCGCGCTGTACGGGATGCGGTCGCCCGTGGTGCCGAGGATCAGTGGACGGGCGTCGATAGCCGCCGCCAAAAGGCCTGCGACCGTTTCGGCCCGGCGCGCGACACGCTGCCATGGCCGGGCGGAGACCACGTGGTTTTCCGGCTGGTGGGGCTCGGGCCTCGCCCGGTGAAGCCAGATACGGAGCACGTCCAGCACTCGCGGCTCGGAGCCATCGGGAAGGCGGTAGTGCCTGGGGAACAGGGTGCCGTCGTCCTGGGGCGACACCGGCCGCAGCCAGCGCCCGCTCTCGAGGTCGAGCCCGGCGACGCACCGGCCGCCGTGCTTCTTGGAGAAAGCCAGGCACAGCAGGTCGACGCTGTCCGCCCGGGGCCGCCTCGTCCGCCCGCTTCGGTGCCCGGACTACCTCCGAAAAGCCGCCGGAGGAATGACACTGCTAGAGGTGCTCGATGCTCACGTCACGCCATTGGGCCTGAAGGTACTCCGCCGCCAGCCGCCTGTGACACCTGTCTGCCTTGGGCTCACTGCAGAGCAGCGCGATCCTACGGGCGAAGTCCGACGGACGCAACTCCTTCGCGACCGCGCGTTCTACGAGAAGGTCCTGGTAGCGCCGGGCGTAGGTTTCCCACTCGATCTCCTTCGAGCGATAAGCCTTGAGCAGGTCCTCCGCCGGCGCCAGCAGCAGTTCATGCCGGTAGCCGATGCCGGCGATGGAGGCCAGCAGATAGGGGAGGTCGGACTTCTTGGTGAAGCCGGTCAGCTGGGAGACGTTGTTCAGCCGGACGTCGACGAGTTGCTCGACCCGGGCGCGCTTCAGTGACTCGAAGAACTGCTCGGCCGTCTTGCCGGCAAAACCGATCGTGAAGATCTCCACAGGCTCTCCTCGCCGTCGTCGAAGAAGCCGCGCTGCGCCAGACTGGAGACCTTCTGTGCGCCCGCGATCTCCGCTTCGTCCTGGACGCGGCCGTCGCCGCGGATATGGTGGATGGCATACCCGTCGCCGGCAAGGACGCGGCCGATCAGCAGCCTGCGGTGGCAGTCAGTCGGGTCCTCTTCCGAGCACATGATCGCGACGCGCTCGTGCTGCTCCACGAGCAGCTTCAAGCGCGACAAGCCCAGCGCGAAGAACTCGCTCTGTGCCACCTTGTAGTACAGGACGTGCCCGTGGACGTCGTAGTATTCGTGCCCCCCGGGCCGGCCACCGAGCGTGTCGCCGGCGAAGACGTAGGCGATGCCGGCATGCTCGAGCCGCTGGGCCAGGGCAGCGTGGTTGAACTGGGGCGCGAACTGCGAGTAGGGCTGTGAGCGCACGTCTATCAGGGCGCTGATGCGGCTCAACGCCAGCAGCCTCAGGAAGCGGTCCAGGCTCTGGTTCGAATGCCCGATGGTGTAGACAACCGCCGAGGCCGAGCGCGCGCACATGTTCGAACAAATATTCGCGCCGCCCGTCCGCCTTGTCAACACGGGGTCGGGCGAAGGGTGAGCGTCTGTTAGAATCCGCACAGACTCACTTGGACGGGCTCTTCTACCTGGACCTCCACTCCCACTCGACCGATGCCTCCGACGACGCCGGCGGCACGGTAGAGGGCTACCTCAAGTGGCTGGCGGGCCGGCGGAAACGCGGCTACCAGGTGGATGGCTTCGTGCTCACGGAGCACCGCGGCTTCGACCCTGACGTCTCCTACGACGACCTGGCCCGGCAGTACGGCCTTGTCGTCCTCAAGGGCGCCGAGCTCGAGACCGACATCGGCCACGTCCTCGTTTACGGCATCACCGAGCGCCTGCAGCGCGAATTCGACTTCTCGCGCGTCGACCTGCCCTCGGCGGACCTCTTCGCCGCCGTGCGAGAGTACGGCGGCTACGCGGTCGGAGCCCATGCCGGCCGGCCGCGCATCGGCCTCTGGGACCACGCCGAGGCCGGCTCCCACCTCGCCCATGTCGAGGCGATCGAGACGCTGAACGGCGGCAGCAGCGGAGAGGAGAACGGGCGCGCCGAAGGCCTGGCGGAACGTTACGGCCTCAAGCGCGTCGGCGGCTCCGACGCCCATTACGTCAGCTCCATAGGCCGCTGCCTTACGGTGTTTCACAGGCCCATCCGCCGCATCGAAGACCTGGTGGAAGAACTGCAGCACGGGCACTACTTCCCGATGCGCATCGAGGACACATTGAGGGGGGTGGAATAGGCATGGCTCTGCCGGCTCAGGACGAGGAGCTGAGCTACGACGAAAGCGTCGTAGGTGTCGAGGTCGAGACCGGGCGTTTCGAGGTGACGAAGGAGCACATCCTCTCCTTCTGCGAGGCCATTGGTGACACGAACCCGCTGTTTACGGACGAGGAGGCCGCCAGGACAGGTCCCTACGGCGGACTCATCGCTCCCCCGGCCTTCTACACCTCCATCCGCACCGGCGGCGGCCTCGACCCGAAGCTGCGCTACGGTAACCTGACCCTGAACGCCGGCCAGCACTGGGAGTACCACGCCCCGATCCGTCCCGGAGATACGATTACAGCCCGGACGAAGGTGCATGACATCTACGAGAAGACCGGCCGCACCGGCCGCATGGTCTTCCTCGTGCGCCGCACGACCTACACCAACCAGCGCGGCGAGGTCGTGGCGGTGTCCGACGCCTCCCTGGTGCACCGGAAGGTGGAGCAGCAGCAATGAGAGAGCAGGTCTACGGCGAAGACATCGAGCCCGGCGACGAGATTGGCCCCCTGCTCAAGCATCCGGACCTCGCCCAGGTCCAAAAGTACCTAGCCGCCGGCCGCATGGGTGACGGCAGCGGCATGTCGAGTCGCTTCACGAGCGATGAGGCCGCCCGCAGGGAGGGCCTCGCCGGCCCGATAATCCCGGGGCCAATGAGCCAGGCGTTCCTGTCGCAGCTCCTCACGGACTGGTGCGGCCCAGAGGGCTGGGTCCAGAGCCTCGAGGTCAACTTCCGCCGCTCGACCCGGCACGGCGAACCTCTGAAGTGCATTGGGCTCATTACGGACAAGCAGGACCAGGGGGACAGGACCCTCGTCCGCCTGGACGTGTTCATCGAGGACCCTCGCGGCGACCGGCCGACGCAGGGCGTGGCCGAAGTCCTGATCCCGGCGCGCAGGCCCTGATAGCGCCCCAAGAAGGAGCCCCATGTTCGAGACCATCCTCGTGCCGCTGGACGGATCTGACCTGGCCGAGGAGGCCATCGACCCGGCTGGCGAGCTTGCCAGGTGCTTCGGTTCGCGCATCGTGCTCGTGCAGGCGGTCGACTCGCTCGCCATGCGCATGTCTCAGCCTCCTGCGATCATCGAGGCGCCTGCCGCCGCCGCCGCGAGCGTCGACGTGTTCCAGTCAGCGCTGGAGGCAGAGAAGGAGGGCGCCCACCGCTACCTTGCGGAGGTGCGGGACCGCCTCGCCGCCGGTGGAGGAAGAGTGGAGGCGTTCGTAGGCGAAGGGCCGGCAACGGACGTCATCCTCAGTGTCGCCCGGGAGCAGGGCGCAGGCGTCATCGTGATGTCGACCCATGGACGTGGCGGCCTGGGGCGGCTGGTCTTCGGCAGCGTCGCCGATGGCATCCTGCGCCGCTCGGAGACTCCCGTGCTCCTCATCCGGTCCCGGGAGCGGCCGAAGACCTAGGACAAGGCTGCCCGTGACAGTCTGCGGAGCCGTGATTCTAGGCTGCTTCGCTGCCGCCCGCCTTCAGCGACCGGATCATCCCTAACGTCTCGTCCAGCCTCTTCAAGAGGTCCCCAACCGCGCCCGCGGTGGCGTCTGCTCCGCCCTGGGGTCCGCTGTTGGGGGCTGCCGCCGGACCGCGTGTTGCCGCCGGAGTGGACAGCCAGACGCCCGGTTGCTCCTCCTCCGGCGCTTCCGCCCCCAGCCATTTGCCGGCGAGGGCGCCGACGAGCGCCTCTTCTTCGTCCTCCCCCTCACCCTTGCGCAGCAATTCGGGGGCGGGCAGGTCCGGGGCTTCTGCCCCGTCGATCTGGAGCCGCGTGGGGCTCCGTTCTGCGAGCCGCAGTGCGACCTCCGCCCGGCGCAGCAGGTCCTCGACTGTCGTGGCACAGTGGGGGAAGAAGGTCACGCCGAAGTGCAGTGGCAGCGGTCCGCCGGGCTCGCCCTCGGGTGGGTTGGCCTTCTTGGCTG encodes:
- a CDS encoding DsbA family protein, producing the protein MVLAGGLAFAAVVALVIIGAVSRSGGGSSTIPAEINRDGRTLGSPTAPVTVVAWEDFQCPFCRQANDTALAQVIENYVKAGQVKVEYRHFAFLGNESIVAAEASECANDQGKFWEYHDILFANQQGENRGAFSTNRLKQMADRVGLDRAMFDSCLESGKYRSAIEAETRAGRQLGIDSTPVFFVNGTKISGAQPYSVFKTAIDKALAGQ
- a CDS encoding thiolase family protein; protein product: MAQAKAAIVGLGITEMGKVFGRSGTSLAIEAINLALEDAGLKKDDLDGLLINAGISNSIGLGLQNAGGFKGLRLLNHMNAAGSTACQMVQYASMAVQNGMANYVACVFADTPLAAPGASSGAAYGGAARAAAASGNGRPAGPPGWAGLNAHYGYFGVNIGYAMAARRHMAEFGTTSEQFGAIAVAERDWAVMNDRAQMRTPITIEDHQASRFIVEPLHLLDCCLVSNGAVAVIVTSVERAADAKASPAYVLAMAQGHPGDSRSAGDPHEVSTGAVIARETLYGQLGITAKDIDICELYDCYTYTVLVTLEDYGFCAKGEGGAFVEDGKLGPGGSLPTNTGGGELSAFYMWGMTPMSEGVIQARGGGGQRQVAKNDLVLVTGNGGILDYHASIILSPRPA
- a CDS encoding vitamin K epoxide reductase family protein; amino-acid sequence: MRVGVREQAPAEAQPLARLVPVILAVLAVVGLGISGYLTMTHYAEKPIECGGLGGQCDYVNSSEYAAVAGIPVSVLGLLAYTGLLTTALAWAARPASDIWPVAYWGMALAGAGYAGYLTYVELEILHAICAWCVASAVVLTLSLLLSTAYLLWGQESG
- a CDS encoding TetR/AcrR family transcriptional regulator, whose amino-acid sequence is MSERGETASSRERRRQVLRAVSELIARHGIDGMSMRQVAEAAGMSTGTINYHFKNKRGLIMAAMDHVYSVPQDWSPYADLPPLEQLRVRAGIFILRSEARQRWGRFWLEYAAQAGRDTELLESHKARHQRRREVFAQTIALGQKAGEVRRDIDPFGAAEALLALIDGVTTQQIAFGLSPERAEEILSGFIRHLGAHSAYPFD
- a CDS encoding ABC transporter substrate-binding protein yields the protein MSSSNYWVRIRDQRIPRRSALAGASTVGLGAAALALAGCGGGGEGGAGSKASDSRLGKPEDTTRQAVQGGTFQDYITTEVQTFDLARTSNFTAFNTVGWRIYGRLLRYNSGPLGEAITSKIEGDLAESFEVTQDGLTWTFKLRPNVKMQPVAPLNGRPLDIEDVRLSWERFIEGSPRRVRFDMVDSVSFPDARTMVFKNKFPYAPFGPLIADTSSFWIMPKEVAKGEVDYRPVGAGTGPFILENYQRGAFLRWKRNPNYFDAPRPYVETVEMPIITEYAQRAAQFRAKNIDVFTPLEPDVLSMFNDLPDATAWQGDFTLSQNYVLFPRNSAPFGGQHGQPGGDVRLRRALSMAFDRDTFIDVFRNVTPIRNAGFSVDVKWDNLLSPGWTFYLDPQDSKEMGYPEKAPGKWYKYDVAEAKKLLAAAGFPNGIDSEIHYSTIWTGDFTRRMEVTRDMWREAGFRFDKLVGHEFQTDYLPNVITKGDFNGVRLGPFTEYTEEDQYWVSAFRPGTDRNPAGWDDPKVLDLIDKQRREFDVEKRKRLNWDLQVYLSDNMYNIPWGGQATSGFTFTQPWVKNYRVYRQVPNSATYLWLDHTKRS
- a CDS encoding DinB family protein; amino-acid sequence: MNTIDFFRSSFQRLHNTTVDAVRELTPEQLNFRPEGHYSIAWVLWHMVRSEDVILRLMVQRKPELWAEGGWAAKLGLPERGQGTGHTLEQAREIEIRDLPLFLDYAGAVWADVDAYLAGLTEADLDKMHPWRRAEEPLGQIIGNHVMTHLFGHRNEIYWLRSEQGLQGSPT
- a CDS encoding Zn-ribbon domain-containing OB-fold protein, translating into MTTTTNRPIPTPDERSAEFFRAAKEGRLLIKRCSNCGRNLAPQREACDACTSEALEWAEASGRGVVYSFVVMHQVLHPSFKDEVPYNVALVELDEGPRIISNLVGVANSDIRVGARVEAVFEDLSEEVAVPKFRTVAAD
- a CDS encoding PHP domain-containing protein, which codes for MDGLFYLDLHSHSTDASDDAGGTVEGYLKWLAGRRKRGYQVDGFVLTEHRGFDPDVSYDDLARQYGLVVLKGAELETDIGHVLVYGITERLQREFDFSRVDLPSADLFAAVREYGGYAVGAHAGRPRIGLWDHAEAGSHLAHVEAIETLNGGSSGEENGRAEGLAERYGLKRVGGSDAHYVSSIGRCLTVFHRPIRRIEDLVEELQHGHYFPMRIEDTLRGVE
- a CDS encoding MBL fold metallo-hydrolase, which translates into the protein MPAKYRLGALDLAIISDGTFFQDAGAVFGIVPRIMWEGYAGQLDERHRMSLALNSVVLRSQGKLVLIETGVGDKPRTGRDNATPADQGNLLADLAKLGIRPEEVDIVINTHLHFDHCGWNTRYLDGNLSLTFPNAEYLITRAEWEAALNPNERTRATYLAENLAPLRDSDHLHLIDGEHRVTDEITIVPTPGHSEGHASVVLSSRGETAVYIGDMAQAVVQLERTAWVSSFDILPLVSMETKKAIVERAIEQGQVIISVHAPFPGVGRMTREGNFRKWVDLETEPA
- a CDS encoding DUF488 domain-containing protein; the protein is MCARSASAVVYTIGHSNQSLDRFLRLLALSRISALIDVRSQPYSQFAPQFNHAALAQRLEHAGIAYVFAGDTLGGRPGGHEYYDVHGHVLYYKVAQSEFFALGLSRLKLLVEQHERVAIMCSEEDPTDCHRRLLIGRVLAGDGYAIHHIRGDGRVQDEAEIAGAQKVSSLAQRGFFDDGEESLWRSSRSVLPARRPSSSSSH
- a CDS encoding DUF488 domain-containing protein, yielding MEIFTIGFAGKTAEQFFESLKRARVEQLVDVRLNNVSQLTGFTKKSDLPYLLASIAGIGYRHELLLAPAEDLLKAYRSKEIEWETYARRYQDLLVERAVAKELRPSDFARRIALLCSEPKADRCHRRLAAEYLQAQWRDVSIEHL